From Gimesia panareensis, the proteins below share one genomic window:
- a CDS encoding TauD/TfdA family dioxygenase: MQVKTSKLELARTLPLLIEPVDQESASLNDLIEYISRERNWLDKTLLEQGGVLLRGFTIQEIDEFQDVAQALIPELKPYVEGQSPRTKVTGNVYTSTEFPAQFRITLHNELSYTKSPPPRIVFHCHIAPETGGETPIVDCRKLYQEMPSEILAKFEERRVRYVKNMHGQERGIGKSWMDYFETSDRDQVEAYLKENEIEFEWTPDGNLRTWSIRPGTMSHPVTGEMLWFNQADLWHITNVNERNRAQLLQRFGEENLPTHAYYGDGSPITDEDLAGVRKTLWDTAVIFPWQQGDVLTLDNFSVAHGRMPYEGPRKILVAMG, encoded by the coding sequence ATGCAAGTGAAGACTTCGAAACTGGAACTGGCCCGAACCTTGCCTCTGCTCATTGAACCGGTCGATCAGGAGTCTGCCTCCCTGAACGACCTGATCGAATATATCTCCCGGGAACGGAACTGGCTGGATAAGACCCTGCTGGAGCAGGGGGGCGTGCTGCTGCGGGGATTCACCATTCAGGAAATCGATGAATTTCAGGACGTGGCCCAGGCGCTGATTCCGGAGTTAAAGCCGTACGTCGAGGGGCAGTCTCCCCGCACCAAAGTGACCGGGAACGTGTATACTTCCACCGAGTTTCCCGCCCAGTTTCGCATCACGCTGCACAACGAGCTTTCCTACACAAAATCACCTCCCCCACGCATTGTATTTCACTGCCATATTGCTCCGGAAACCGGGGGAGAAACCCCGATCGTCGACTGCCGTAAACTGTACCAGGAGATGCCATCCGAAATCCTGGCGAAGTTTGAAGAACGGAGAGTCCGCTATGTCAAGAACATGCACGGGCAGGAGCGGGGAATCGGGAAGTCCTGGATGGATTATTTTGAAACCAGTGATCGCGATCAGGTCGAAGCATATCTCAAAGAAAACGAGATCGAATTTGAGTGGACACCCGACGGGAACCTGCGTACCTGGTCAATTCGCCCCGGTACGATGTCACACCCGGTCACGGGAGAAATGCTCTGGTTTAACCAGGCGGATCTCTGGCACATCACGAACGTGAATGAACGAAACCGAGCCCAACTGCTGCAGCGGTTTGGAGAAGAAAATCTGCCGACCCACGCCTATTACGGTGACGGCTCGCCCATTACCGATGAGGATCTGGCAGGAGTCCGCAAGACACTGTGGGACACCGCCGTGATTTTTCCCTGGCAACAGGGGGATGTATTGACCCTGGATAATTTCAGTGTCGCCCATGGTCGGATGCCTTATGAAGGCCCGCGTAAAATTCTCGTTGCGATGGGATAA
- a CDS encoding class I adenylate-forming enzyme family protein yields the protein MHCPTDFLSSLRLIQHPVALSPVTLSGESPSARAGTGLADLLLETAGRRSEQPVVSTSEQTLSYGDLILLVRRIGGQLSKTPGFETGSRVLLLVPNSVEYIAAFYAVLFSGGVVVPVPANTESGTLRNILESTQAICTITTSQVLRRHPDLEEFPAEGIDLQKSERGELSENSMKPVSRSAENLAAIFFTAGSSGTPKGVMLSHGNLISNAQSIQEYLQLQSDERPLCILPFHHAFGNSVLQSHLLQGAHLVLDGNTIFPESILEAMIRHECTSLSAVPDLFRILLERTSLKQTKFPYLRYMSVAGGALPHAQAVEINNVITPARFFVMYGQTEATARLAYVPPDQLIDVSDGTIGQAIPGVTLQVVDERGQEAAAGTVGELRARGPNIMQGYWRDAEETRKRVRNGWLYTGDLATLDQSGRVVIKGRRNSLVKISGYRVHPADLEQFALRTFPLSQAVAVPFEAKKTGTRLALYIETISEDAELTEAEMLSVCRSQLPRQLVPDRIRILQKIPLNHAMKVDRVKLSELAAVGDLQS from the coding sequence ATGCACTGCCCCACAGACTTTCTCTCCAGCCTCAGGCTGATCCAGCATCCGGTTGCACTTTCTCCGGTAACCCTATCGGGGGAAAGCCCCTCTGCCAGGGCAGGAACAGGGCTGGCTGATCTGTTGCTGGAAACTGCAGGTCGGCGAAGTGAGCAACCTGTGGTTTCTACTTCTGAGCAGACTTTGAGTTATGGTGATCTGATCCTGCTGGTCAGGCGAATTGGCGGGCAGCTGTCGAAGACTCCCGGCTTTGAAACAGGCAGCCGGGTTTTGCTGCTGGTCCCTAACTCTGTTGAATACATTGCCGCTTTTTATGCTGTTTTATTTTCCGGTGGTGTTGTCGTGCCTGTACCTGCCAATACAGAAAGTGGCACGCTCCGCAATATTCTGGAATCAACGCAGGCGATCTGTACGATCACGACATCGCAGGTATTGAGGCGTCACCCGGATCTGGAAGAGTTTCCAGCGGAAGGCATCGATTTACAAAAATCAGAACGGGGAGAACTATCAGAAAATTCCATGAAACCGGTTTCGCGTTCTGCTGAGAACCTGGCTGCGATCTTCTTTACCGCCGGTTCCAGCGGCACACCTAAGGGGGTCATGCTGAGCCATGGAAATCTGATCTCCAACGCGCAATCGATTCAGGAATACCTCCAGTTGCAGTCAGACGAACGCCCGTTGTGTATTTTGCCTTTCCATCATGCATTCGGGAATTCCGTTCTGCAGTCTCATCTTCTGCAGGGAGCGCATCTGGTTCTGGACGGGAATACCATCTTTCCGGAAAGTATTCTGGAAGCAATGATCCGCCATGAATGCACCAGCCTCTCTGCGGTTCCCGACCTGTTTCGAATCCTGCTGGAACGTACTTCGTTGAAACAGACGAAGTTCCCGTACCTGCGTTATATGTCAGTGGCGGGAGGTGCCCTGCCCCATGCACAGGCTGTCGAAATCAATAATGTGATCACCCCGGCCCGTTTCTTTGTCATGTACGGCCAGACGGAAGCCACCGCCCGGCTGGCCTATGTACCGCCGGATCAACTGATCGATGTAAGTGATGGAACCATCGGCCAGGCAATTCCCGGAGTCACCTTGCAGGTTGTAGATGAACGGGGACAAGAAGCTGCAGCTGGCACGGTCGGCGAACTCCGAGCCCGTGGCCCCAACATCATGCAGGGATACTGGCGGGATGCCGAGGAGACCCGCAAACGGGTTCGCAACGGCTGGCTCTATACCGGAGATCTGGCCACCCTGGATCAGTCAGGCAGGGTCGTCATCAAAGGCCGGCGCAATTCGCTGGTCAAGATTTCCGGTTACCGCGTCCATCCCGCGGATCTGGAACAATTCGCACTGCGAACTTTTCCCCTGTCCCAGGCCGTAGCGGTTCCCTTCGAAGCAAAAAAAACAGGCACGCGGCTGGCGTTGTACATCGAAACCATCTCGGAAGATGCGGAACTGACGGAAGCAGAAATGCTGAGCGTCTGTCGCAGTCAGCTGCCGCGGCAACTCGTGCCGGACCGTATCCGGATCTTACAGAAAATACCATTAAATCACGCGATGAAAGTCGACCGGGTCAAGCTGTCAGAACTGGCAGCGGTCGGCGATCTGCAATCTTAA
- a CDS encoding acyl carrier protein, whose translation MSASIQEQLVEFLNSVTGQTITDSTELIDSGLLDSLTMMDLLVFVESDFDVRLDFQDIRPDLFKNPATISLLITERQAEQKKAA comes from the coding sequence ATGAGTGCATCGATCCAGGAACAACTGGTTGAATTTCTCAACTCCGTCACCGGACAGACAATCACTGACAGCACCGAACTGATTGATTCCGGTCTGCTGGATTCCCTGACGATGATGGACCTGCTGGTCTTCGTCGAATCTGATTTTGATGTACGACTCGATTTTCAGGATATCAGACCAGATCTGTTTAAAAATCCCGCCACGATTTCCCTGCTGATCACTGAGCGACAGGCAGAGCAGAAAAAAGCTGCCTGA
- a CDS encoding 2-oxo acid dehydrogenase subunit E2 encodes MYWATKNKPVPLSEIGWINTTYLASTSLRCDPMLVWGTTVDTEELESFLEEQRSQNRTLLTPAHVLVRAVAESLRRHPEVNRRVIGKKVYQYEGVNIVMPMLQTSTGEVDCVFMRKAEDYSLDEIAGFFWESAREKSMQVARDRKRVKEGSKFKNALINLGRWLRLSWILHTSKVGFTAGNWLRAPTIWPWQQGLNHAGAFVNYLGFSGAPPLIAHKPASLPLNAYCIAVTMGATEKRPVVVDDQVVVRKQASLFVRLDHRIVNGNQSAAFINTLRGFLMHPQSLVQQSEEAEIQQRAA; translated from the coding sequence ATGTATTGGGCGACAAAGAATAAACCGGTGCCACTCTCCGAGATTGGCTGGATCAATACCACCTATCTCGCAAGTACATCGCTCCGCTGCGATCCGATGCTCGTCTGGGGTACCACGGTCGATACCGAAGAGCTGGAATCCTTTCTGGAAGAGCAACGCAGCCAGAACCGCACTCTGCTCACTCCCGCGCATGTCCTGGTCCGCGCTGTGGCTGAGAGCCTGCGACGGCACCCGGAAGTCAACCGCCGGGTGATCGGGAAAAAAGTCTACCAGTACGAGGGCGTGAATATCGTCATGCCGATGCTGCAGACCAGCACGGGCGAAGTCGATTGTGTCTTCATGCGGAAAGCGGAAGATTATTCACTCGACGAGATTGCAGGTTTCTTCTGGGAGTCCGCCAGAGAAAAATCGATGCAGGTGGCCCGTGACAGAAAGCGTGTCAAAGAGGGATCAAAGTTTAAAAACGCGTTGATTAACCTGGGACGCTGGCTGCGGCTCTCCTGGATTCTGCATACATCAAAGGTGGGCTTCACGGCTGGCAACTGGCTCCGGGCTCCCACCATCTGGCCCTGGCAGCAGGGACTGAATCATGCCGGGGCGTTCGTGAATTACCTGGGATTCTCCGGCGCACCGCCTCTGATTGCGCATAAGCCCGCGTCGCTCCCACTGAATGCTTACTGTATCGCCGTCACCATGGGAGCCACAGAAAAGCGCCCCGTCGTTGTGGATGATCAAGTCGTCGTGCGTAAACAGGCTTCACTGTTTGTGCGCCTGGACCATCGCATAGTCAACGGAAATCAGTCTGCGGCATTTATCAATACCCTGCGCGGCTTTCTGATGCACCCGCAGAGCCTGGTTCAGCAGTCAGAGGAAGCAGAAATCCAGCAACGGGCTGCCTGA
- a CDS encoding bifunctional lysylphosphatidylglycerol flippase/synthetase MprF, with protein sequence MSSADSHSRQGLQLHQSDQGQKHQGLDVDRLTSQESDCFEQAGTQWRIDSPHQAFDQESMGLSEEHTETELRDFIFNHGRYFDSYLASEPDRDQFWSQGKRGLISYKKWFRHVIIGGGLIAPESHKPQLVQEFLDYAKQNRLSIAFHNIGEADLPLFQEQQFQVTKWGEDPMIDLDTCTWQGKDYEWVRRQTNYCLRQGMTACEVRPDQLHPVHWSDIISEVIEVADESLTRKPQKKAMRFFEGRIDNHALGRRRLFVARNQGRIEGFVICNPILNGTGWATELYRHRLDSVKGTMAFLIHFVLQQLKQEGVERAGLCLDLGRDCHRLPGDSAMVRHGLRFAENYLTSIFDFTGLRHFKSRFRPRYEKRFACVYPKVTIGSILAFVSTTGVLDLHYGRFARILYEQHSKRKLRSNLAAGKTGQSDRNASQQTVSKPSPLRKSA encoded by the coding sequence ATGTCGTCAGCTGATTCCCATTCCAGACAGGGCCTGCAACTGCACCAGAGCGATCAGGGGCAGAAACACCAGGGCCTGGACGTCGACCGGTTGACCAGTCAGGAATCAGACTGTTTTGAACAGGCCGGGACACAATGGCGGATCGATTCACCTCACCAGGCATTCGATCAGGAATCCATGGGCCTGTCTGAGGAACATACGGAAACCGAACTGCGCGACTTCATTTTTAACCATGGTAGATATTTTGATTCCTATCTGGCTTCCGAACCGGACCGTGATCAGTTCTGGTCTCAGGGGAAACGGGGATTGATTTCCTATAAAAAGTGGTTCCGCCATGTCATCATTGGCGGAGGCCTGATTGCCCCTGAATCACATAAGCCTCAACTGGTACAGGAATTTCTGGATTACGCGAAACAGAACCGCCTTTCAATAGCTTTTCACAACATCGGAGAAGCAGATCTTCCCCTGTTTCAGGAACAGCAGTTTCAGGTAACCAAGTGGGGGGAAGACCCGATGATCGACCTGGATACCTGCACCTGGCAGGGAAAAGATTATGAATGGGTCCGCAGGCAGACCAACTACTGTCTCAGACAGGGGATGACGGCCTGCGAGGTTCGCCCCGATCAACTACATCCGGTGCACTGGTCCGATATTATCTCAGAAGTGATCGAGGTCGCAGACGAATCATTGACGCGTAAGCCGCAGAAAAAAGCGATGCGGTTTTTTGAGGGACGAATCGACAATCATGCTCTCGGGCGAAGGCGGCTGTTTGTTGCCCGCAACCAGGGACGGATCGAAGGCTTCGTGATCTGTAATCCGATATTGAATGGGACCGGCTGGGCAACGGAACTCTATCGACATCGTCTGGATTCGGTTAAGGGAACCATGGCCTTCCTGATTCATTTCGTATTACAGCAACTGAAACAGGAAGGAGTTGAGCGTGCCGGCCTCTGTCTGGATCTGGGGCGAGACTGCCACCGTCTGCCTGGGGACAGTGCTATGGTGAGGCACGGCTTGCGTTTTGCGGAAAATTATCTGACCAGCATTTTTGATTTTACCGGCCTGCGACATTTTAAAAGCCGCTTTCGGCCCCGCTATGAAAAGCGGTTTGCCTGCGTCTATCCCAAAGTGACCATCGGTTCGATTCTGGCATTCGTCAGTACTACCGGTGTACTCGATCTGCACTATGGTCGCTTCGCCCGCATCCTCTATGAACAGCATTCCAAACGCAAACTGCGAAGTAATCTGGCGGCAGGCAAGACGGGTCAATCAGACCGAAATGCCTCGCAGCAGACGGTTTCTAAACCGTCCCCCTTGCGGAAGAGTGCCTGA
- a CDS encoding SRPBCC family protein: MKLELTEKTKLNASPETIHEWLCDLENWPKINDKIKSITVEGNRCFGEMEFKGKKLEFAGIVPEDEDPLKVTCNIVVQINQEREDTEHLTVVYEINPQGLSTQVVERIIFEREIPFWGWLLVKLIMKLGKPKGLTNLQRIKEHITVEGDS, from the coding sequence ATGAAACTTGAGCTGACCGAAAAAACGAAACTGAACGCCTCTCCGGAAACGATTCATGAATGGCTCTGTGACCTGGAAAACTGGCCGAAGATCAATGACAAGATTAAGTCGATTACCGTGGAAGGCAACCGGTGTTTTGGAGAAATGGAATTCAAAGGCAAGAAACTGGAATTCGCGGGGATTGTGCCGGAAGACGAAGATCCACTGAAGGTCACCTGTAATATTGTGGTCCAGATCAATCAGGAGAGAGAGGACACGGAACACTTAACTGTCGTGTATGAAATCAATCCCCAAGGTCTTTCTACCCAGGTTGTGGAGCGAATCATCTTCGAAAGAGAAATTCCCTTCTGGGGCTGGCTGCTGGTCAAGCTCATCATGAAGCTTGGTAAACCAAAGGGCCTCACCAACCTGCAGCGGATCAAAGAACACATTACCGTGGAAGGGGACTCTTAA
- a CDS encoding DNA-methyltransferase yields MKNNPLPRLDEDSAVREQLLPYCRLKPGEVWQDPAGRHRVACADATNVEQVQKLVDDARPTLAIQDPPYNLIAFDLRHIEAFTNWCAEWVRLSAEIMSPDASFYIWLGADQNQHFQPLPQFMLMMQQLDLFQSRSFVTMRNQRGYGTQKNWMAVRQELLYYTRGNPFFEVQYTDIPKILRGYYKNINGKKTENLERGRSDNIRPGNVWVDIQQVFYRMEENVSGCYAQKPLKSVERILQASSQPDDFVLDLFAHSGTTLMACEQQGRRCLTADLDPIFCEIVIRRLEHFRETGKTGWQNGHPFEDVPDLNQQAVSEE; encoded by the coding sequence ATGAAAAATAATCCTCTGCCGCGTCTGGATGAAGATTCGGCAGTGCGGGAACAACTGCTGCCTTATTGTCGCCTGAAACCGGGAGAAGTCTGGCAGGATCCTGCAGGACGGCATCGTGTCGCCTGTGCGGATGCAACAAATGTGGAACAGGTCCAGAAACTGGTTGACGATGCACGTCCCACGCTGGCGATTCAGGATCCACCCTATAACCTGATTGCCTTTGACCTGCGACATATCGAGGCGTTCACCAACTGGTGTGCGGAGTGGGTCCGGTTGTCTGCCGAGATCATGAGCCCGGATGCCTCCTTTTATATCTGGCTGGGCGCCGATCAGAATCAGCATTTTCAACCACTGCCGCAATTCATGCTGATGATGCAGCAACTGGATCTGTTTCAATCCCGCTCCTTTGTCACAATGAGAAACCAGCGGGGATATGGCACACAGAAAAACTGGATGGCTGTGCGACAGGAACTGTTGTATTACACGCGCGGCAATCCGTTTTTCGAGGTGCAGTACACGGATATCCCTAAAATCCTCCGAGGCTATTACAAAAACATCAACGGCAAAAAAACGGAAAATCTGGAGCGCGGACGTTCTGATAATATCAGGCCGGGGAATGTCTGGGTTGATATTCAGCAGGTCTTTTACCGTATGGAAGAAAATGTATCGGGCTGTTACGCCCAGAAGCCTCTTAAATCGGTCGAGCGAATTCTGCAGGCCAGTTCACAACCTGATGATTTTGTACTCGATCTGTTTGCGCATTCGGGTACCACGCTGATGGCCTGTGAACAGCAGGGGCGACGTTGTCTGACGGCAGATCTGGACCCGATTTTCTGCGAGATCGTGATTCGGCGACTGGAGCATTTTCGCGAGACGGGGAAAACAGGCTGGCAGAATGGTCATCCATTTGAAGATGTGCCCGATCTGAACCAGCAGGCTGTCAGCGAAGAGTAA
- a CDS encoding M20/M25/M40 family metallo-hydrolase: protein MHFPSGLIAVCLLWFTVSSSIIAAETSYLATAKTAASTIQTDELKTHIEFLASDALEGREAGSQGGQAAGTYIRNFLQKHGIQPGMGEEGYFQEFDGGFRNILGVIPGNDPKLKNEYVVIGAHYDHVGYGKPSNSRGGVGQIHNGADDNASGTAALLEIIEAVSQHKDQLRRSLLFVFWDAEEMGLLGSRHWMNYPSVPLDKVVIYFNLDMVGRLKKQPLTLFGSRSSTGLRSCTVKCNHRESDIKIKFDSAIRPDSDHWPFYQKGIPFLMLHTGKHDDYHRPEDDAFKIDYQGTQKCARLLTQLAFEFAMQSDKPEYREADQDILDGIDQETRITTQDPPRLGVAWNADRYAEGHLMITQVLANSAADDAGLKVGDEIMKIDGRSPVEAPGFAALVRSSPAKIKLQIKRKMQEDLLEVPVELSGKPLKLGIQWQTDETEPTVMVVSNIIKSSPADLAGLKINDRIYEISGQTFESSDEFRELVQKLPLPLKLQVERDGRLQSFEVQSMR from the coding sequence ATGCATTTTCCTTCCGGTCTGATTGCAGTCTGTCTGCTCTGGTTCACAGTCAGCAGTTCAATAATTGCCGCGGAGACCAGCTATCTGGCGACAGCCAAAACGGCGGCCAGCACCATCCAGACAGATGAATTGAAAACCCACATCGAATTTCTGGCCAGTGATGCCCTGGAAGGGAGAGAGGCGGGTTCACAGGGTGGGCAGGCAGCAGGAACATATATTCGAAATTTTCTCCAGAAACACGGAATCCAGCCCGGCATGGGAGAAGAGGGTTACTTTCAGGAATTCGATGGTGGATTCCGAAATATCCTGGGAGTCATTCCCGGCAACGATCCGAAATTGAAAAACGAATATGTTGTCATTGGAGCCCATTATGACCATGTCGGCTATGGCAAACCATCCAACAGTCGAGGCGGTGTTGGTCAGATCCATAATGGGGCCGACGACAACGCCAGCGGGACGGCAGCCCTGCTGGAGATCATTGAAGCCGTCTCACAACATAAAGATCAGCTCAGACGCTCCCTGCTGTTCGTATTCTGGGATGCAGAGGAAATGGGTCTGCTCGGTTCCCGGCACTGGATGAATTATCCGAGCGTGCCCCTTGATAAGGTTGTGATTTATTTCAATCTGGACATGGTCGGACGACTGAAAAAACAGCCACTGACCCTCTTTGGCTCCCGTTCCTCGACAGGGCTGCGGTCCTGCACCGTCAAATGCAATCACCGTGAGTCCGATATAAAAATCAAGTTCGACAGTGCCATCCGCCCGGACAGCGATCACTGGCCTTTTTATCAGAAAGGCATCCCGTTCCTGATGCTGCATACCGGGAAGCATGATGACTATCATCGCCCTGAAGATGACGCCTTCAAGATCGATTACCAGGGCACTCAGAAATGTGCCCGGCTACTGACGCAACTGGCTTTCGAATTTGCCATGCAGAGCGATAAGCCTGAATACCGGGAAGCGGATCAGGACATTCTGGATGGTATCGATCAGGAAACCAGAATCACAACGCAGGATCCACCACGACTGGGCGTCGCCTGGAATGCAGACCGCTACGCTGAGGGACACCTGATGATTACCCAGGTGCTGGCCAATTCTGCAGCAGACGACGCGGGTCTGAAAGTGGGTGATGAAATTATGAAAATTGACGGACGTTCTCCTGTAGAAGCTCCCGGTTTTGCAGCCCTTGTTCGGAGTTCCCCAGCAAAGATAAAACTGCAAATCAAAAGAAAGATGCAGGAAGATTTGCTGGAAGTTCCGGTGGAACTGTCGGGCAAGCCTCTCAAACTGGGGATTCAATGGCAAACTGATGAAACGGAACCAACCGTGATGGTTGTCTCGAATATCATTAAATCATCGCCCGCGGATCTGGCAGGGCTGAAAATCAATGACCGCATTTATGAGATTTCCGGACAGACATTTGAAAGCAGTGATGAGTTCCGCGAACTCGTGCAGAAGCTGCCTCTCCCGCTCAAACTCCAGGTCGAACGGGATGGTCGGCTGCAGAGCTTTGAAGTTCAGTCAATGAGATGA